A region from the bacterium genome encodes:
- the chrA gene encoding chromate efflux transporter: MLKIRELARPFLKVGAFGFGGGVGMLAMLRTECVKKKKWLTDDELSVGVAIGQMLPGPFVPNYCQYIGYHLNGYKGAITATVALLLPSFILMMVLSYLYLVFHTLPGIGQVFKGIGAVMTAIILWASYDMGKVLIKDIKGLIVFGLALVLFIIKFDPVLTVLVCGGIKIIFDHCPSKKLLMAVPIFIFDLKKALMLFWIFFKTGAIIFGGGYAAIPFIKNEVCNYQQWLTVREFFDGVALGQMTPGPVAITATFVGFKVMGLAGAFIATIAIFLPSFLMFIIVIKIYKKIENNRYVRSFISGLKSAIVAILLSTGIFFVFQNWVSIPYGVFGVVCLVILIFTKVEPIFFVLAGVIFGLIVR, translated from the coding sequence ATGCTAAAGATCAGAGAACTGGCAAGGCCATTCCTTAAAGTCGGCGCTTTTGGTTTCGGCGGCGGCGTCGGCATGCTTGCCATGCTCCGCACAGAATGCGTTAAGAAAAAAAAGTGGCTGACCGATGATGAATTGTCAGTGGGCGTAGCCATTGGCCAGATGCTCCCAGGCCCATTTGTACCCAATTACTGCCAGTACATCGGTTATCATCTTAACGGCTATAAGGGCGCAATAACCGCTACTGTCGCCTTGCTTCTGCCATCGTTCATCCTGATGATGGTCCTGTCATATCTCTACCTTGTATTCCATACGCTCCCGGGTATCGGGCAGGTATTCAAGGGCATCGGCGCGGTAATGACCGCCATCATCTTGTGGGCAAGTTACGACATGGGCAAAGTCCTGATAAAAGATATCAAAGGGCTGATCGTTTTTGGCCTGGCGTTGGTTCTTTTTATCATCAAATTCGATCCGGTACTGACCGTGCTCGTCTGCGGGGGCATTAAGATCATTTTTGACCATTGTCCGTCGAAAAAATTACTAATGGCGGTTCCGATATTTATCTTTGATCTCAAGAAAGCGCTTATGCTTTTTTGGATCTTCTTTAAGACTGGTGCGATAATATTTGGCGGCGGTTATGCGGCCATACCATTTATAAAGAATGAAGTATGCAACTACCAGCAGTGGCTGACGGTCAGAGAATTTTTCGACGGTGTTGCCCTTGGTCAGATGACGCCGGGACCGGTCGCGATAACGGCGACCTTCGTGGGTTTCAAGGTCATGGGGTTGGCTGGCGCCTTTATCGCCACCATTGCGATTTTTCTTCCCTCTTTTTTAATGTTTATCATCGTCATTAAAATCTATAAAAAAATCGAAAATAACCGCTATGTAAGATCGTTCATCAGCGGTTTAAAATCCGCCATCGTTGCAATTCTCCTCTCAACTGGTATTTTCTTTGTTTTTCAGAACTGGGTAAGCATTCCATATGGTGTTTTCGGCGTGGTATGTTTGGTAATTTTGATCTTTACGAAGGTGGAGCCCATATTCTTCGTTTTGGCGGGCGTAATTTTCGGTCTGATCGTCAGATAA
- a CDS encoding YitT family protein, which produces MRYLSLVFGTVIAALGYAVFLIPHNIVPGGISGIAIVMHILLKTPVGIVVIILNLPLFFIAMRILGISFGVKSIVVIIAMNLLIDLLVYTTRIPTPTQSAMLASLYGGVMLGVGLGLIFRGGANTGGSDIIGQILNRYTNISVGMWIFVVDFIVITFAGFATHSVEKALYGYLALFISTKVVDLMLEGMDYARALFIISDKTDAVVKAIYEQTGRGLTVLDGFSPYTKGKKPVIFCVITKRESERFKTVVKNVDQEAFVILTNVFEVLGKGFRTRV; this is translated from the coding sequence ATGCGCTATCTATCTTTAGTATTCGGTACGGTCATCGCGGCACTCGGATACGCGGTGTTCTTGATCCCCCACAACATCGTCCCCGGCGGTATTTCCGGCATCGCGATCGTCATGCACATACTATTAAAGACGCCGGTCGGCATCGTGGTGATCATCCTCAATCTGCCGCTCTTTTTCATCGCCATGAGGATTCTCGGCATTTCATTCGGTGTGAAGTCGATCGTGGTGATCATCGCCATGAACCTGCTCATCGACCTCCTGGTCTATACGACCAGGATACCGACGCCAACGCAGAGCGCGATGCTTGCTTCGCTTTATGGCGGGGTCATGCTCGGAGTCGGTCTGGGTCTGATATTCCGCGGAGGAGCGAACACCGGCGGTTCGGATATCATCGGGCAGATCCTGAACCGCTATACGAACATATCGGTCGGCATGTGGATATTCGTTGTCGATTTCATTGTTATCACGTTCGCCGGTTTTGCCACACACTCGGTGGAAAAAGCGCTCTATGGATACCTGGCGCTCTTCATATCCACCAAGGTCGTCGATCTGATGCTTGAAGGCATGGACTATGCGCGGGCCCTGTTCATTATCAGCGATAAGACCGATGCCGTCGTCAAGGCGATCTATGAACAGACCGGCCGCGGTCTTACGGTACTGGACGGTTTTTCTCCTTATACCAAGGGTAAAAAGCCGGTCATTTTCTGCGTTATCACAAAACGCGAATCCGAGCGGTTCAAGACGGTCGTGAAGAATGTCGACCAGGAGGCGTTCGTGATCCTGACCAATGTGTTCGAGGTCCTGGGTAAAGGATTCAGAACGAGGGTGTAG
- the larE gene encoding ATP-dependent sacrificial sulfur transferase LarE, with product MTERLKTKLHRLQYILKKYPGVAVAFSGGVDSSLLLKVARDSLGDKVIAVTGASPLYPHSETLVAKRMTRLLRVRHMIIRTTEMESPVFVKNPRNRCYHCKLQLFHDIREIARIHGYAVVEASNRSDLSDFRPGLNAARRRGVVSPLIQAGLTKDEIRTLAKHFRLPNWNKPSMACLASRIPYGHVIDEKTVKRIERAERYLKNTGLTQVRVRDHYPVARIEVLEKEMAAVICQRKKIARYLVGLGYKYVALDLESYRTGSMNK from the coding sequence TTGACCGAGCGATTAAAAACTAAACTACACAGACTTCAGTATATACTAAAAAAGTATCCGGGCGTCGCCGTTGCCTTCTCCGGCGGCGTTGATTCCAGCCTGCTATTGAAAGTGGCCAGAGATTCCCTCGGGGATAAGGTGATCGCCGTGACCGGTGCATCACCTTTATATCCGCACAGCGAGACGCTCGTTGCCAAGAGGATGACGCGCTTGCTTCGCGTGAGGCACATGATCATCAGGACCACCGAGATGGAGAGTCCCGTGTTCGTAAAAAACCCGCGCAACCGCTGTTATCACTGCAAACTGCAGCTTTTTCATGATATCAGGGAGATTGCTCGCATTCACGGCTATGCCGTGGTTGAGGCGAGCAATAGATCAGACCTTTCCGATTTCCGGCCGGGTTTGAACGCTGCCCGGCGCCGGGGCGTAGTTTCTCCGCTGATCCAAGCTGGATTGACAAAAGATGAGATACGGACACTGGCCAAACATTTCCGGTTACCGAACTGGAACAAGCCGTCAATGGCGTGCCTTGCCTCACGGATCCCCTATGGTCATGTGATTGATGAGAAAACCGTCAAACGCATCGAACGGGCCGAAAGATATTTAAAGAACACAGGACTGACTCAAGTCCGGGTCAGAGACCACTACCCAGTCGCGCGTATTGAAGTGCTGGAGAAAGAAATGGCAGCCGTTATTTGCCAGCGAAAAAAGATCGCGCGATACCTCGTGGGTCTGGGTTATAAGTACGTCGCATTGGACCTGGAGAGTTATCGGACAGGGAGTATGAACAAATAG
- the ispH gene encoding 4-hydroxy-3-methylbut-2-enyl diphosphate reductase codes for MKIYYPRHIGFCFGVKRAIRMALEAAKSGDRVYSLGPLIHNRQAVEELSRKGIMPVRRYKDIKGKMVIIRSHGIHPDILQRLRRGHFTIIDATCPKVRRAQLYVEKLAQEGYYVIIVGEKDHPEVKGLLGYAKGKAGIFRDNLRLRSRKIGVVPQTTLNIEYLNHAIAKLMPSVLEMKIYNTICYETQIRIHEAIRIAEKADIMIIAGGKNSANTTRLHQICSRYKPSYHIESVKEISKKWVRRVKSVGIIAGASTPREQIRDIIRHLHKINS; via the coding sequence ATGAAGATCTATTACCCAAGGCACATCGGCTTCTGTTTCGGCGTAAAACGGGCGATCAGGATGGCGCTGGAAGCGGCAAAAAGCGGCGATCGCGTGTACTCGCTCGGTCCGCTGATCCATAATCGGCAGGCGGTCGAAGAGCTTAGCAGGAAAGGCATCATGCCGGTCCGGCGCTACAAGGATATCAAGGGTAAGATGGTCATCATCCGCTCGCACGGTATCCATCCGGATATTCTCCAGCGGCTTAGACGCGGGCATTTTACGATCATTGACGCGACCTGTCCCAAAGTCCGCCGCGCCCAGCTGTATGTCGAGAAACTCGCCCAGGAAGGATATTATGTCATTATCGTCGGCGAGAAGGATCATCCCGAAGTCAAGGGACTGCTGGGCTACGCCAAAGGCAAGGCTGGCATCTTCCGCGATAACCTGCGGTTGAGATCCAGAAAAATAGGGGTCGTGCCGCAGACTACCCTGAATATTGAATACCTGAATCACGCGATCGCAAAGCTCATGCCCAGCGTGCTGGAAATGAAGATCTATAATACGATCTGTTATGAAACGCAGATCCGTATCCATGAGGCAATCAGGATCGCGGAAAAAGCCGACATCATGATCATTGCCGGCGGCAAGAACAGCGCCAATACCACCCGGCTACACCAGATCTGTTCTCGTTATAAACCTTCGTATCACATCGAATCGGTGAAAGAGATCTCGAAAAAATGGGTACGGAGGGTAAAAAGCGTAGGCATCATTGCCGGCGCGTCAACCCCCCGGGAACAGATCAGGGATATCATAAGGCACCTGCATAAGATAAACAGCTGA
- a CDS encoding ABC transporter ATP-binding protein, with translation MIDNLSKRFGKQWAVRDLNLELTPGEIFVLLGPNGAGKTTTLKLIAGLLVPSSGSVCINGIDIRKDALSAKQCIGFVPDEPFIYPKLTGREFINFVASIYGVEKRLYHQRINELCALLEIGEWMDQPAETYSHGMKQKIIMCQLLLHDPLLIMVDEPLVGLDPKISITIRRIFQDLKDRNRTLLVSTHTLSFARDIASRIGIINHGILKFTGTFNELSHISGSDNIEDIYLTLSG, from the coding sequence GTGATCGATAACTTATCCAAGCGATTCGGCAAGCAATGGGCGGTAAGAGACTTAAACCTTGAACTTACGCCGGGTGAAATATTCGTCCTGCTCGGACCCAACGGCGCCGGTAAAACGACGACGCTCAAGCTCATTGCCGGCCTCCTGGTCCCGAGTTCGGGTTCGGTCTGCATCAACGGCATTGATATCCGGAAAGACGCCCTGAGCGCCAAGCAGTGCATCGGGTTTGTGCCCGATGAACCATTTATTTATCCCAAACTCACGGGGCGCGAATTCATTAACTTTGTTGCCAGTATCTACGGTGTGGAAAAAAGATTATATCACCAGCGGATCAACGAACTGTGCGCGCTACTCGAGATCGGCGAATGGATGGACCAGCCGGCCGAAACCTATTCGCACGGCATGAAGCAGAAGATCATAATGTGCCAGTTACTCCTGCATGATCCCCTGCTCATCATGGTCGATGAACCGCTGGTCGGTCTGGACCCCAAGATCAGCATAACGATCCGGCGGATCTTCCAGGACCTGAAAGATCGCAACCGAACCCTGCTGGTCTCGACCCATACGCTTTCGTTCGCCCGGGACATTGCGTCCCGCATTGGCATCATAAATCATGGCATTCTCAAGTTCACGGGAACATTTAACGAACTTTCACATATTTCGGGATCGGACAATATCGAGGACATCTACCTGACGCTGTCAGGTTAG
- a CDS encoding lysophospholipid acyltransferase family protein codes for MRPVWLISWILTFPLFKLLTGVEIVGRIPKRGPLIIASNHKSFLDPPLIGYSAFREVFFLAKPDLFAHSRFFAWLIRTFNAVRISGTEGLRTAVRLLKQGKAVVIYPEGTRLKTDGMLPFNPGMSYLAITYDIPVVPVYITNSNKGVGSLLFRMTTLRIKYGRPIRPSGYNKTKEDFERFALRLREEVMNLQ; via the coding sequence ATGAGACCGGTCTGGCTGATATCCTGGATACTGACATTCCCTTTGTTCAAGCTGTTGACCGGCGTTGAGATCGTCGGCCGCATACCCAAGAGAGGACCGCTGATCATCGCCAGTAATCACAAGTCCTTTCTCGACCCTCCGCTGATCGGCTATTCGGCGTTCCGGGAAGTGTTTTTTCTTGCCAAGCCCGACCTTTTTGCACATTCCAGGTTTTTTGCCTGGCTCATAAGGACATTTAACGCGGTAAGAATCTCGGGCACAGAAGGCTTAAGGACCGCGGTCAGGCTCTTGAAACAGGGGAAGGCGGTCGTCATTTACCCTGAAGGCACCCGGCTTAAGACCGATGGTATGCTGCCTTTTAATCCAGGCATGAGCTACCTGGCGATAACCTATGATATACCGGTCGTACCCGTGTATATCACGAACTCCAATAAAGGCGTGGGGTCATTGCTGTTCCGAATGACCACCCTGCGGATCAAATACGGCAGACCCATCCGGCCCTCGGGTTACAATAAGACCAAGGAGGATTTTGAAAGGTTTGCCTTGCGCTTGCGGGAGGAGGTCATGAACCTGCAATGA
- a CDS encoding ABC transporter substrate-binding protein, producing the protein MTSITEYFERNISLSAKVSAYADSLNQNSLGLNILIQQLELLFVLFQRSETLARIIRDYSKNFKKDISGFKQNFVLQENFVKNSSAQLLSISILLKTIDEMLMLVQENAKQFVTSSRSLAHLAKNAEIKSYQAQAEGRGLAVIARESLSLANRAQAPFEDFEMMLRVLKETAQPVIEQLGTIIEISQRSTSLLTRVMDSLRIIDDTVTSLQKIITGIEQQNALYKDLKNNVSNEVGQLKDQLATSQNTIDDMSVTCAEINSLAQILHTLSTIIETDGPSDANQHIVSQFNHALQENTRLLDRLPMGRKPPLFLHRIYANIQGIVAQIEELNRSTRELALFGDNLYNQMNEIVELEGQLDTFHDDAKRMVTDLNQLGTALDRDLVRIEDVVMAAGKIFSKIKTLSVFARIEESRCMDKRAVISPVVQEFTDLALNTEKPFMSMGVKLAQLKKDVHRLSREALSEIYVKPPTPDYSKIKIFLDDMVRVLQEKSKAAAEIMKITQDLTNRNASMRELGELYEEALNTITQLRTPLEHLARRKPASTPAVLKSKIVIDAELTAEPVTVNPDLVTDMNSHNLVGNVYSGLFQFGEGVDVIPGLCQEYTVSRDGTEYVFRLKEGLKYHNGAHVSIDDVRDGFLRALQGPNFNLFEMIAGAGEYISTKQKDRLHIRIIDNHNLQVKIEYPYLPFLANLATHGADPYIPGEHPLSTGPFKIAAWERGKCIILEANEHYFEGRPTIDTVNFHIQETDEDSYDRFMGGNLAVYRPAATSLLKLRRKCPETIFTIPELSIQFLCMNCTKSPFNNSLIRKAVAHAIDTKSLVKNFLENTALPAKGIFPPSMRVHNPRRVGYQFNPQKSRDMLAGAGFKHGLPDVYQLDLDESPQVVKRGEFIRDHLEKVGIRIELNPLSWRTLLDKTYKGHSILSLQGWVSDNGDPDNFMYPLFHSSSFGNSGNTFFFNHPGVDSSIVEGRKIRNINQRILHYQQLEQKILDEMPGVVLYHSLENVAIQRKIIGFKPHPLGLLRFKFVYPHETGAKV; encoded by the coding sequence ATGACGTCAATAACTGAATATTTCGAAAGGAACATAAGCTTAAGTGCCAAGGTGTCAGCCTATGCTGACTCGCTGAACCAGAACAGCCTGGGGTTGAATATCCTGATCCAACAGCTGGAACTGCTCTTCGTGCTGTTCCAGAGGAGCGAGACCCTGGCGCGCATAATCCGTGATTATTCGAAGAATTTCAAAAAGGACATCAGCGGTTTTAAACAGAATTTTGTCCTGCAGGAAAATTTTGTAAAGAACTCCAGCGCTCAGTTGCTGAGCATCAGCATCTTGTTGAAGACGATCGATGAAATGCTTATGTTGGTCCAGGAAAACGCCAAGCAGTTCGTTACGTCATCGCGGTCGCTGGCGCACCTGGCGAAGAATGCGGAGATAAAATCCTACCAGGCGCAGGCCGAAGGCCGGGGCCTGGCGGTGATCGCCAGAGAATCGCTGTCGTTGGCCAACCGCGCTCAGGCACCGTTTGAGGATTTCGAGATGATGCTGCGCGTTTTGAAAGAAACAGCGCAGCCCGTGATCGAACAGCTGGGAACGATCATCGAGATCTCGCAGCGGTCGACTTCATTGCTCACCAGGGTTATGGATTCGCTGAGAATAATCGACGACACGGTAACCTCCCTGCAAAAGATCATTACCGGTATCGAACAGCAGAACGCCCTGTACAAAGATTTGAAAAACAACGTATCGAACGAGGTCGGCCAGCTGAAGGATCAGCTGGCGACGTCGCAGAACACGATCGATGACATGTCCGTGACGTGCGCGGAGATCAATTCGCTTGCCCAGATCCTGCACACGCTCAGCACGATCATAGAAACAGACGGACCTTCGGATGCTAACCAGCATATCGTCAGCCAGTTCAACCACGCGCTCCAGGAGAATACCCGGCTGCTGGACCGGCTGCCGATGGGGCGGAAGCCGCCGCTGTTTTTACACCGCATTTATGCCAATATTCAGGGGATCGTGGCACAGATCGAGGAGTTGAACCGTTCGACCCGAGAACTGGCACTGTTCGGCGATAACCTCTATAATCAAATGAACGAGATCGTCGAACTGGAAGGCCAGCTCGATACTTTTCATGATGACGCTAAACGGATGGTCACGGACCTTAATCAACTGGGAACGGCGCTGGATCGTGATCTGGTAAGGATCGAGGACGTGGTCATGGCCGCAGGCAAGATATTTTCAAAGATCAAGACGCTCTCGGTGTTTGCCCGGATCGAAGAAAGCAGGTGCATGGACAAGCGGGCGGTAATATCGCCGGTGGTCCAGGAATTCACGGATCTGGCCCTCAATACGGAAAAACCGTTCATGAGCATGGGAGTAAAACTGGCGCAGTTAAAAAAGGACGTCCACCGCCTGAGCCGCGAAGCATTGAGCGAGATCTACGTAAAACCGCCGACACCTGATTACAGCAAGATCAAGATCTTCCTCGATGATATGGTCAGGGTCCTGCAGGAAAAGAGCAAGGCTGCCGCTGAGATCATGAAAATAACCCAGGACCTGACCAACCGCAATGCATCGATGAGAGAGCTCGGTGAGCTTTACGAAGAAGCATTGAACACGATCACTCAGCTGCGGACGCCGCTCGAGCATCTGGCACGCCGGAAACCAGCATCCACACCCGCGGTATTAAAGAGCAAGATCGTTATCGACGCGGAGCTTACGGCCGAGCCGGTCACGGTCAATCCGGACCTCGTGACCGATATGAACTCGCATAATCTGGTCGGCAACGTTTACTCCGGTCTTTTCCAGTTCGGCGAAGGCGTTGATGTCATACCCGGGTTGTGCCAGGAATACACGGTCTCGCGCGACGGCACCGAATATGTGTTCCGTCTTAAAGAAGGACTCAAGTATCACAACGGTGCTCATGTCTCGATCGATGATGTGAGGGATGGATTTTTACGGGCATTGCAGGGGCCGAACTTTAACCTGTTTGAGATGATCGCCGGCGCCGGCGAGTATATTTCGACCAAGCAAAAAGATCGGCTGCACATCCGGATCATCGATAATCACAACCTCCAGGTGAAGATCGAGTATCCGTACCTTCCTTTTCTGGCGAACCTGGCAACCCATGGCGCTGATCCGTACATACCCGGCGAGCACCCCTTGAGCACGGGACCGTTCAAGATCGCGGCCTGGGAACGGGGAAAATGCATCATTCTTGAAGCCAATGAACATTATTTTGAAGGGAGGCCGACCATTGATACGGTCAACTTCCATATCCAGGAGACTGACGAGGACAGCTATGACCGCTTTATGGGAGGGAATCTTGCGGTCTATCGCCCGGCCGCAACTTCGCTGCTAAAACTGCGTCGCAAGTGTCCTGAAACTATTTTTACGATCCCCGAACTCTCGATCCAGTTTTTGTGCATGAACTGCACGAAATCACCGTTCAATAACAGTCTTATCCGCAAAGCGGTCGCCCACGCTATCGATACAAAAAGTCTGGTCAAGAATTTCCTGGAAAACACCGCTTTGCCGGCAAAAGGGATCTTTCCTCCTTCCATGAGGGTCCACAACCCGCGCCGGGTTGGATATCAGTTCAATCCGCAGAAGAGCCGTGATATGCTGGCAGGGGCCGGGTTCAAACATGGTCTACCTGATGTATATCAGCTGGATCTTGATGAATCGCCCCAGGTCGTCAAACGCGGTGAATTTATCAGAGACCATCTTGAGAAAGTGGGTATCCGGATCGAATTGAACCCGCTGTCCTGGCGAACACTGCTGGACAAGACCTACAAAGGACATTCGATCCTATCGTTGCAGGGATGGGTAAGCGATAACGGGGATCCTGATAATTTCATGTATCCATTATTCCATTCAAGTTCCTTCGGCAATTCGGGTAATACGTTTTTCTTCAATCATCCGGGTGTTGATAGTAGTATCGTCGAGGGGCGCAAAATACGCAATATCAACCAAAGAATTCTGCATTACCAGCAGCTTGAACAGAAGATCCTTGATGAAATGCCGGGCGTGGTTCTCTATCATTCGCTGGAGAATGTTGCGATCCAAAGAAAGATCATCGGATTTAAACCCCATCCGTTGGGGTTGCTCAGATTCAAGTTCGTTTATCCCCACGAAACGGGGGCAAAGGTATGA
- the radC gene encoding DNA repair protein RadC, with amino-acid sequence MPIMRIKDWPEADRPREKLYEQGTYGLTDAELLAILIGKGTRNITALDIARRLLNEYGTLKNLGERPVVELEKLKIPGLGRAKIVTIIAGLELGKRSLSRKGEKEVLFNKPHDVFDYYAPYISGLKHELFKVAAVNGKNKLLKDTTISKGILDTSITHPREVFKFALAESASGLFLIHNHPSGIMKPSDDDLRITERLRSAGEIMGMRIIDHIIVSDSGFYSFAEHNLL; translated from the coding sequence ATGCCGATCATGAGGATAAAGGACTGGCCCGAGGCCGACCGGCCCCGGGAAAAACTATACGAACAAGGGACTTACGGTCTGACCGACGCCGAACTGCTCGCGATCCTCATCGGCAAGGGCACCAGGAACATCACCGCGCTTGATATTGCCCGGAGGCTGCTGAATGAATACGGCACGCTAAAGAATCTCGGCGAAAGGCCGGTAGTCGAACTGGAAAAGCTGAAGATCCCCGGTCTGGGCCGGGCGAAAATAGTGACGATAATCGCGGGCCTGGAACTGGGGAAGCGGTCATTGTCCAGGAAAGGGGAGAAGGAAGTTCTCTTCAACAAACCCCATGATGTATTTGATTATTACGCGCCGTACATTTCAGGCCTGAAGCACGAGCTCTTCAAGGTCGCGGCCGTGAACGGCAAGAACAAACTGCTTAAGGACACGACAATATCCAAAGGTATTCTTGACACGAGCATAACGCATCCCCGCGAGGTGTTCAAGTTCGCTTTGGCAGAAAGCGCGAGCGGTCTTTTCCTGATCCATAACCATCCGAGCGGCATCATGAAGCCGTCGGATGATGACCTGCGAATAACCGAGCGGCTGCGCAGCGCCGGTGAGATCATGGGCATGAGGATCATCGACCATATCATTGTTTCCGACTCGGGATTCTACTCATTCGCCGAGCACAACCTGCTTTGA
- a CDS encoding transglutaminase-like domain-containing protein: MKKVLTLAIAAAIIIITVYLVLQIPRPGRSAESSSMISDTVLSASEEWLGMYIHGERIGYTFTKLTRTGQGLTVESRSQMTIFMMQETRSLATTFFAHTNPDYTLKDFSLEINTAGHPTKIEGSIENTSLKLTSYSQGVPQTKTFQLKEKPFFPDAIEELIKTRGLKPGDEISLPYFDPTTQSQSPAQITIFEPEDVLVNGVAHRGTKVQIRFMGIITFMWLDKDFKLIKEYSPALGLEMIPLSKDAALAEIKPDQAFDLLSFFAVKVSNPIPERKDLSYMKLELKNIEIGELQLADDYQILVSKKPLVIELSRPDIIKVPALQIPINDQTEFLKSSVYIQSDNRDIINAAHSIIGNEKDAAKAAEKLVHGVFKMLAKNPTPSLPSALDVLKTKEGDCNEHAILFTALARAVGIPAKIYVGLVNIYGDSYWYHAWCAVWLGSWVAVDPTFDQFPADVYHLKLMEGEIAEQAKVLTVVGKLGIDILEYK; encoded by the coding sequence ATGAAAAAGGTTTTAACTCTTGCCATAGCTGCAGCGATCATCATCATCACGGTTTATCTCGTCCTGCAGATCCCCAGGCCAGGCAGGTCGGCGGAAAGCTCATCAATGATATCCGACACCGTATTGAGTGCTTCGGAAGAATGGCTGGGCATGTACATCCATGGCGAACGGATCGGTTACACCTTCACGAAACTGACCCGGACCGGCCAGGGACTCACGGTGGAAAGCCGCAGCCAGATGACGATCTTCATGATGCAGGAAACGCGCAGCCTTGCTACTACTTTCTTTGCCCACACCAATCCTGATTATACCCTGAAGGATTTCAGCCTGGAGATCAATACGGCCGGGCATCCGACCAAGATCGAAGGCAGTATCGAAAACACATCCTTGAAACTGACTTCATATTCGCAGGGCGTGCCTCAGACAAAGACCTTCCAGCTCAAGGAGAAACCATTCTTTCCCGACGCGATCGAAGAGCTCATCAAAACCCGGGGACTGAAGCCGGGCGATGAAATATCACTTCCCTATTTCGATCCGACCACGCAGTCCCAGTCACCGGCGCAGATCACGATATTCGAACCGGAAGACGTGCTGGTCAACGGGGTCGCGCACCGTGGAACCAAGGTCCAGATCCGGTTCATGGGCATCATTACGTTCATGTGGCTGGACAAGGATTTTAAATTGATCAAAGAATACTCACCCGCCCTTGGCCTGGAAATGATCCCTCTTTCCAAAGACGCGGCCCTTGCCGAGATAAAACCGGACCAGGCTTTCGACCTGCTCTCATTCTTCGCGGTAAAGGTCTCGAACCCGATCCCGGAACGGAAGGACCTGTCCTATATGAAACTGGAACTTAAAAATATCGAGATCGGCGAACTTCAGTTGGCCGATGACTATCAGATCCTAGTCTCTAAGAAACCGCTCGTCATAGAACTCAGCCGGCCCGATATCATAAAAGTACCGGCCCTGCAGATCCCGATCAACGACCAGACAGAATTTCTGAAATCATCTGTTTACATCCAGAGCGATAACCGCGATATCATCAATGCCGCGCACAGCATTATCGGCAATGAAAAAGACGCGGCCAAAGCCGCGGAAAAACTGGTGCATGGAGTGTTCAAGATGCTTGCCAAGAACCCGACTCCATCGCTGCCGTCAGCGCTGGACGTGCTCAAGACAAAAGAAGGCGACTGTAACGAACATGCGATCCTGTTCACGGCGCTGGCCCGGGCCGTAGGCATCCCCGCCAAGATATACGTTGGGCTGGTCAATATCTACGGCGATTCTTACTGGTATCATGCCTGGTGCGCGGTATGGCTTGGATCCTGGGTAGCGGTGGACCCGACCTTTGACCAATTCCCTGCCGACGTATACCATTTAAAGCTCATGGAAGGCGAGATCGCGGAACAGGCAAAGGTCCTGACCGTGGTCGGGAAACTGGGAATTGATATCCTGGAATACAAGTAG